Genomic segment of Methanobacterium spitsbergense:
TCAAAAAAAATTATTTTCCACTTTTATTTGTGTCATAAATGTAATTTAAGAGCATAAAAGATAAATATAAAGTGAAATTAGAATTATTATCATGCGAAATCAAACAATATCTACTCTCAATTGTTGTATTGGTTCCATTCAACTTAAACTTTACGATTTTAGAATGGAAAAACTTGATGTTGAAAAGATCTTAGCTGAAAGATTTAAACAGCTTAAAATCCCTAAAAATGTAAATGATAAATTAATTTTACTTTCAGATAACCATTTCGAGTTTATCAGACCTATCTGTCCAAAATGTGGTTCAAAAATATTATTAAACAAGAATATCGTGTTAGAAATCCAATTTTAGGTGAATACAGACAACAAAAGATTTATCTTCGAAGATATCAATGCAAAAAATGTTCAAAAAAGTTCACAACGCCTTTAGATAGTGTTTTAAACCCGTATAACAGGTACGCAAACATTTTTAAAGACAAAACAGAACAATTAATCAAAAGAAGATATCGATCACTCAGAAAAACAAAAGAAGACTTCAATACATTCTTTAATCATTCACCCTCACACCAAACCATTAAAAACTGGCTCAAAACAAAACCAGAAAATAAAATACATAACGATTCAATAGTTTATTCGAGATATTACTGTTATGATGAACAGTATCTTCGAATTAACGGTACAAGAATGTACCGTTTAACATTATACGACACCATAGTTAATATTCCGGTAGCGGAAAAAATCGTCCCAAAAAGGTCAACAGAATCAATAACAAACTTCATACAACAATCAACAAAAAAAACCATTAATAGCTATAACAACAGATCATTTCCCACGATACAAAAATATAATGGACAAATTTAAAGTAAAACATCAACTTTGCATATTTCACCTGTTTAAAATGATAGGCGACCGTGTATACAAAATATTAAGGTCCAAAAAACATCACAACAGAGATAAAATAAGTTTATGCTTATATTTCACCGAAATCAAAAATATATTCCGCACATACAACGAAAAAACCTCAACAAAAAGATTAGAACAACTATTAAACAAATTCAACAATATTCCAAAATTATTACAAAAATTCATAGCCAAAAAGATAATCCTTGACTTCACAAGACTCACACACTACACAAGAGACCCATTAATTAACAAAACATCCAACCACGTTGAAAATTACTACAGACAAACCGACCCCGAACAAATAAAAACCAAATATAAAACTAAAACAGGAATACTCAGCTACCTAAAACTAAAAATGCAAAACTGGACACAAAAACACAGAAAAAAAATCAACACTCAATAACTTTACAACCCCTAAAAAAACAAAAATAAATATTAAATTAAAAGTATTAAGCCCTATACTAAAATTTGTCTGAGAATTTTTCTAAAACATTTGGCCCAACATAGGGAAGCATACCTATTCCAATAAATGAAGTCATCCAGAAAGATATTAACCTTTCAACAATAGTTGCTGCTGCACTTATAGATGGCGGTACACCTGCTGCAGAATATAAAATTATCATCATTCCATCAACAGCTCCAACACCTCCAGGAAGAAGAGGAATCAATCCTATCAAGGTAGCTATTACAAATACTGCTGCAATTACCCACAAGGATACTGGAGTACCAAATGATGCGAAAACTATGTAAACTCTGATTATTTCCATGAACCATACCAAAAAAGACAATGGAAGCCCATACATTAAAACCCTTCTGTCACGTATCATAATACGCATGCTGCTCTGAAATCCATTCATTGCTTCTAAGGCCTTTCTCTCAATTTCGAAGTGTTTATTTTTTGAAAATCTTTTTACAAGCCCTACTAGCCATAGCGTTATCCTCTGACCTACAGCCTCATTAATAGACATAATTAAAATTATAATAAAAACAACAATTAAAACGACAAGGGATACAATCAAAGCAAAAACAATCCATTCAGGAAGGCTAAGAAACGAAACGGAAAATATTATGGTTAAAATTGCCAAGACAACAAATGGAAATGTGTCAAGTCCCCTATCTGCGATTACTGTAGCAAAGGCATTTTCCATTGGAGCCTTTGCATATTTTCCCAACATATATGCCCTAACAGGTTCTCCCCCGCCTCTAGCACTGGGTGTGATATTATTAATAGCAAGTCCAACCATTAACATTGGAAAAACATGTCTTCTTTTAATGGATATTTTAAGTGAATGGATTGTGATGGACCATCTTTGGGTCCACATTCCATATATTATGAATTGAATTACAACTGCCAATGCAACGTATAGTGGATTAGCATTTTTCAGAGCACTTTCAATTTTTCCCGGGCCAATGTATAAAACCATTGCTGCCAGAATCCCAATTCCAACAAGTAACAGTATAATAGTTTTATTATTCATGATATTGTTCCTTTCAGATAATATTTGAATTAATTTGATACTTAAATTTTATACAAATCTATATTGAATAGATTTGATGTCTATTTAAGTGATAGCTATTAATAAAATTTGTAAATAAATATGAATACTCTCATATGTATATTACTTCAAAACTGAGATCATCGGTATCTAATAAAACAACCGTTTTTTGCCCTGAAACATATCCACATACTTCACCAGGGTTTATAATCATTGTTTCACCATTCAATATTTCCATTTTATGAGTGTGACCCCTAATAACAACGTCATATTTTCCACATTTGGCAAGAGAATCCACAATTGCTTGGTTACTGCCATGTATGATTGAAAATTTCCAGCCCTCTACTGAAATTTCCTTAAAATCTTCTAAAATGCATATTTCTTCATATGCTGCCTTAAGTCCTTCTTTCTCACCGTCATTATTACCATAAATAGCAACAAGTTCCGGATCTAGTTTCCTAAATTCTAATGCAGTGAATGGAGATATTAAATCTCCTGCATGTATTACAACGTCTATTTCTTCTTTGTTAAAAATTTTTACAGCTTTTCTAATAGCATCAAGGTTGTCATGACTATCAGACATTATCCCTATCATGATATTATTATGTTTTATTTGTTAATAATTTTTTTTGTTTTTATTAACATTATTAAACTAAATATGAAAATTATATTATTTTTTTTTATCCAACTTTTTTAAGTGTCTAATTACAGTTTTCTATTTATAATACACCCATATAACTAATTAATTTGAGAAACAGCACTATTTTAAAATTATAACGGTTAATTATTCTGTATTAAAATATTATATTTCTATTTGGAATAAATTTTAATTAGATGATCAAGTTCTTTTAAAATTGCTTTGTTTCCATCCTGTTTGTATGATTTTAATGACTCACTGTAAGTATCAAGTTTATTTAAAAATTGTTCAACAACATCCAATTCTAATTCTTCATGGAATTCCCCATATCCCAGTCTTTCCAGATATATTGCATTTAATATTTGCTCGAACTGACCTTTTACAGGAATGCTGAGTACAGGTTTTTTTAGGTAAATAGATTCACTAATAAGGGTGAATCCTCCATTGGCTAATACAGCTTTACATGTTCCAAGATCTTTAAAGAACTGATCTTCATTAAACTCACGGAATATTAGGTTTTCATCCACTTTTTCACAATCAAACCCATATATTATGAAATTTTCATCCACTTTCTTAAGTACTTCTATAAGTTTCGAATTAGAAGTACTGGTCTGATAAACAAGTACATGATCTTCTTTTAAAGATTCTAAATTTAAAATTTCGTTCCTTAAAATGGGTGGGAAAATAGAAACCTTATCAGGATTCTTAATTTCAGGATAGAAATACGAAGTAATAAGATACTTTTGAGGTAACATAATGAATGATCTAACCACTCCTTCTGCCTTGAGTTTATCTCGGGAATATTTTCGCGGTACATCAATTTTACAGTGCGTTATAACATGCATGTTGTCAATGCTGATCATAGGGACTCTTATGATCTTGCTTAATATATTGGAATAAAATTCAAAGTCCGATATTATGAGTTCCGGTTTAAATTCATTCGCAATATTGTAAAGTAGTTTAATATTATCTTTAACATCACGAGGAAGGTTTTTCATAGCTTTTATGAATGTTTTTTTATCGTTTACTGCATTGTCTTCATAAACAGTATTAAAACCATAAATTTCATAAACATTGTCAAATTTCCCTGATAAATACTCAAAAGCTCTGCTACTCGCAAATACAACAACGTCATTTTCCTGTTTCAAATGTTTTAACACGACTGAAGTCCTTATAGCATGGCCCATCCCTTCTCCACATGCCGCGTAAATTATTCGTGGTTTTGAACTAAAATTATCATTCTTTTCATGGCCGAACTTATAATCTAAATCTTCAGCACTGATTTTTTTCCCTCTGAAATCATAAATAGTACTTTTAGTGTATTTAAATGCTAGATCTTTTAGTCCTTCCTTTTCGAGTCTTCTTGTTGAAACCAGGAGTCTTGGATTTCTTAATACTTTGAACGTGCTTATTTTAGCAATTCTTTCGATGTAATCACTGTCTTCGCCAAAATCCAATTCTTCATCAAAACCTTTTGCCTTTTCATGGAGAATTTTGGTGGTTAAAATTCCATAACATCCTGCACCATGAGGTTTTATGGATTCTGCACGTTTCATAAAAAAGTTGGCAAATTTATGTAGTACTTTATCAACATTACTATCGCTTAAAGGTATGATCTGAGTGATTGCAATTCCTAGTTCCTTTTCTTCGAATTCTTCAATTGCTGATTCAAGGTATCCTGCTGAAAGTACCACATCTGAATCTAAAAATAATAGGTATTCTCCTTCAGCTATCTTGGCCCCGTTATTTCTACCAACAGCAGGTAAACCCCCATTTATTACTTTAGTACAGGATAATTTTGCAATTTCCTTTGTGCTATCTGTTGATCCAGCATCGGCTATTATTATCTCATAATCTTTGAATTCCTGTTCTTTAATGCTGTAAAGGAGTTTTGGAAGGTATTCTTCTTCATTGTACGTTGGTATTATGATACTGAGCTTCACATTAATAATTAACACCCTCATCCATTTTATATTTAATGTTGATCTAATGATTTTGAATAATAATTAATATTTTGAATTTAATTGTCTTTGCTAGAAAAAGGAATAGATATTCCATGAAACAAAATAAATAGGATAGTTTCCCTTAAATCGATTAAAAGTTTGGTTAAGAAATGTTAACTCATTTGTATCAGAAGATACATCTATTATTGTTTTTCCATTAATTGTTTTCTCGTTCAAAATATTATAACCTTGAAGATCTACATTTCCCTCTACGCCAATAGCGGTTACTTCATATATATGAGGATTACTACCCATCAGACCCAATAATACCCTTATTATCAGTAGTACAATTATAAAAGTTGATGGTTTAATAAGATTTGATAAGGAAAATGGATTTTTAATTGAATAAATTATCATAAGACAAAATAATCCAATAATTGATGGGGATGAGAATAATCCGCCGTCCACCATTCCTATTAATGTAGTTGAAAGCGCAAACGCAAGTACAATTTTTTGAGAATCTGTTCTATTTTTAAAGGAAAAAAGTCCTAAAATGTATAAAATTGGAAAAACAGCAAAAATTATCAAAGCAAATTTTGGGACATATTGTGCTAGGGAAATCCCAGTATGAATATTCAATGGTACGTATATCCCTGTATCATTAATTAAAATGCCCAACATGGATTTAAAGATGTGACTGTGTATAATACTGCTTGTACTTATGCTTGGAGATGTTGAAACGAAAGTTGTGAATATAGAAACACCAAATTTGGATCTAATCCATATTTCAAATAATAATCCAATTATATATGTGGTTAAAGCCAGGATGATTACTAATTTGAGATAATAATTTCCATTTTTTGAAGATATTTTAGAATTTTCAAAAAATTTAGAATTTTTCATTAATTGATTTATTATCAATATACTTCCCATTAAGAAGAAAAATATAATTGATTTACCTTCAGATGAACCCATTAAAAATGGATATGTAATTTGTAACATTATTGTATCGAGAGATCTTATGAAAATAGTCAAAACACTGATTACAATCATGACAATCCCAATTTTACTCAAACGATTAATATGCAATGAACCACCTAATTAATTACCTATATCGACTTTTTTATTCTTAACCAAACATTTTAATTATTTATTTAAATGAAAAGAATTTTTTTAATAATTTTTAATCTTTCAATTAGGTTATATTAATAGAATTTATACTTTACTAGAAATTAAAAAGTAAAAATTGGTTAATAATATTTTAAAAAAAAATTAAGAAAGTTAAACCTTCTATTAATCTATTATGCCCTCGATTAGATTTAAAAAATTCTAGAAAATTTTTTAATCTATTAAAGGTAATACTACTTCGGTTGATCTTCCGGTATTCACAATCCAATTCATTCTTGTCTTTAGCTGACTGAATGTTAACGTTCTGTAACCATATGAAGGATCTGCAATCTTAACGAGCCCGCTGTTAATGTTAATTCCCATCAAAACAACATAATGTCCAGAGGTATTTGGATTTATAAAAGACTCAATGTGTAGGATTACCGGATGATTATGAACTAAATAATTTCTAAGTCCGCTCCAGCCCTTTGAAGAGAATGTTACATCACTTAAATTAAAATGAGTACCATATTTCAAATTCACCCTATTTACGGCCGTTATAAGCCCTGTATGACTTGTTCCAATATTAGAATTAGAGCTTGCATAGGATGCCAGGCCCATTTCATTTAGGTTCATTCCGAAATTTGAAATTGCCATTTTTAGTGATGATGGACCGCAAGTATAAGATGTATCCTGATGATCATACACAATGTTTTTAAGTGAAACCCATCCGTCGGGATAGTTACTTGTAACTATTTTCAAACCTTGTGTCGCTATGATCTTCTGAAAAAATGATATATTGATCTGTTTAGTTCCATAACTCACATACTTGGGTAACCTGTTGTTTTTCTTATAGAATGTTTGAACTCTTGATATTCCATCTTTCATTTGGGCTAAATTAATTGGTGAAACAGTAAAACGAGTTGTATAATTAGAAACTCTATTTCCCGCCAAATCAGTTACACTTCCAGAATTTAATGTAAGGGAATATTTTACTCCACTTGCCAATGTTGAAGATGGTGTGACTGTTAGAATGTTATAA
This window contains:
- a CDS encoding MJ1255/VC2487 family glycosyltransferase, whose translation is MKLSIIIPTYNEEEYLPKLLYSIKEQEFKDYEIIIADAGSTDSTKEIAKLSCTKVINGGLPAVGRNNGAKIAEGEYLLFLDSDVVLSAGYLESAIEEFEEKELGIAITQIIPLSDSNVDKVLHKFANFFMKRAESIKPHGAGCYGILTTKILHEKAKGFDEELDFGEDSDYIERIAKISTFKVLRNPRLLVSTRRLEKEGLKDLAFKYTKSTIYDFRGKKISAEDLDYKFGHEKNDNFSSKPRIIYAACGEGMGHAIRTSVVLKHLKQENDVVVFASSRAFEYLSGKFDNVYEIYGFNTVYEDNAVNDKKTFIKAMKNLPRDVKDNIKLLYNIANEFKPELIISDFEFYSNILSKIIRVPMISIDNMHVITHCKIDVPRKYSRDKLKAEGVVRSFIMLPQKYLITSYFYPEIKNPDKVSIFPPILRNEILNLESLKEDHVLVYQTSTSNSKLIEVLKKVDENFIIYGFDCEKVDENLIFREFNEDQFFKDLGTCKAVLANGGFTLISESIYLKKPVLSIPVKGQFEQILNAIYLERLGYGEFHEELELDVVEQFLNKLDTYSESLKSYKQDGNKAILKELDHLIKIYSK
- a CDS encoding metallophosphoesterase translates to MSDSHDNLDAIRKAVKIFNKEEIDVVIHAGDLISPFTALEFRKLDPELVAIYGNNDGEKEGLKAAYEEICILEDFKEISVEGWKFSIIHGSNQAIVDSLAKCGKYDVVIRGHTHKMEILNGETMIINPGEVCGYVSGQKTVVLLDTDDLSFEVIYI
- a CDS encoding Ig-like domain-containing protein: MGLAIFINVNTTSAASNVSLTDHTTPKVTLVTPANNSIVTSTKNIKVKFSEKIKFGNKNISLKTIGGKTIYSQKSISYNILTVTPSSTLASGVKYSLTLNSGSVTDLAGNRVSNYTTRFTVSPINLAQMKDGISRVQTFYKKNNRLPKYVSYGTKQINISFFQKIIATQGLKIVTSNYPDGWVSLKNIVYDHQDTSYTCGPSSLKMAISNFGMNLNEMGLASYASSNSNIGTSHTGLITAVNRVNLKYGTHFNLSDVTFSSKGWSGLRNYLVHNHPVILHIESFINPNTSGHYVVLMGININSGLVKIADPSYGYRTLTFSQLKTRMNWIVNTGRSTEVVLPLID
- a CDS encoding UPF0104 family protein, with translation MNNKTIILLLVGIGILAAMVLYIGPGKIESALKNANPLYVALAVVIQFIIYGMWTQRWSITIHSLKISIKRRHVFPMLMVGLAINNITPSARGGGEPVRAYMLGKYAKAPMENAFATVIADRGLDTFPFVVLAILTIIFSVSFLSLPEWIVFALIVSLVVLIVVFIIILIMSINEAVGQRITLWLVGLVKRFSKNKHFEIERKALEAMNGFQSSMRIMIRDRRVLMYGLPLSFLVWFMEIIRVYIVFASFGTPVSLWVIAAVFVIATLIGLIPLLPGGVGAVDGMMIILYSAAGVPPSISAAATIVERLISFWMTSFIGIGMLPYVGPNVLEKFSDKF